In one Kitasatospora cineracea genomic region, the following are encoded:
- a CDS encoding SpoIIE family protein phosphatase, producing MDGEQSGLEATVDRLRTELEGLRTAMRTRAVIEQAKGVLVGRLGCTPEEAFEQLVSRSQTENRKLAQLAADLLANAAPPPAARDVPADPPAEPSPAAAVQDAPVRDAPVQGAPVQDAPMQDAPVPGAPAQDAPARAESASEGENEGERKDTGAGESGEGLATRFHLAAAALTTAADPDELAERLYRAALAPLGAGALVLAVREPDGALRLVGAYGVASRQLSQWQRIPPRTRVPLTEAVRTDRPVWVADRREFAARYPELAGDDLVPGTTVCALPLHARGRLLGALKIGWPEPHHPAPAVEAHLAALADLAADTLLRLPGVLLTEGPPTGLDPAGAPWFRAVLDGLLDPVLVLGTVRDRDGKVVDLQVEHANAPTVDLAGRDATELRGRRLTELYPGMVASGTFDRLRTAAADGIPYRGEAERYVETVAGSARASAMTVCAIPFQDGLLLTWRAHDERDRRIAQLAQTARLARVGTWEWHPGERRIACSDDVPNLFGAPAGTDRLDPRTALGAIAPADREAVRAAALALLDGRTPVTVDFAVRAADGYRSLRALGEAAVADDGRLLSLSGVVQDVTSWRRAEQALSEIRDRLADQRRRTGDEQRAVRALQQALMRPPAGRPVPGLDSAGRYLPAERAHKVGGDWYELLDLPDGTVLLAVGDVSGHGLPAAVAMSQLRYALRGMAYDDAEPGQLLDRLDRMLCHQRADHIAAVTVARLDPRTGHLAWARAGHLPPVLLHDGTARSLEPPPGLILGVNPRARRSTAELDLAPGDTLLLYTDGLIERRGAAPGTGPGADPGGVTRLLHACTDYRAAPDPSGLVDHLLRRFRAPNPFDDICLLAVRRRP from the coding sequence GTGGACGGCGAACAGTCCGGACTGGAGGCCACGGTCGACCGGCTGCGCACCGAGCTGGAGGGGCTGCGCACCGCGATGCGGACCCGGGCGGTGATCGAGCAGGCCAAGGGCGTGCTGGTCGGACGGCTCGGCTGCACGCCCGAGGAGGCGTTCGAGCAGCTGGTGAGCCGCTCCCAGACCGAGAACCGCAAACTGGCGCAGCTCGCCGCCGACCTGCTCGCCAACGCCGCCCCGCCCCCGGCCGCGCGCGACGTCCCGGCCGACCCGCCCGCAGAGCCGTCGCCCGCTGCAGCGGTACAGGACGCACCAGTACGGGACGCTCCGGTGCAGGGCGCACCAGTACAGGACGCTCCGATGCAGGACGCGCCAGTACCGGGCGCACCGGCGCAGGACGCCCCGGCGCGGGCCGAATCCGCGTCCGAGGGGGAGAACGAGGGCGAAAGGAAGGACACGGGCGCGGGCGAGAGCGGCGAGGGGCTGGCGACCCGCTTCCACCTGGCCGCCGCCGCGCTCACCACCGCCGCCGACCCCGACGAACTCGCCGAGCGCCTGTACCGCGCCGCCCTCGCCCCGCTCGGCGCCGGGGCGCTCGTCCTCGCCGTGCGCGAACCGGACGGCGCGCTGCGGCTGGTCGGCGCGTACGGGGTGGCGTCCCGGCAGCTCAGCCAGTGGCAGCGGATCCCGCCGCGGACCCGGGTGCCGCTCACCGAGGCCGTCCGCACCGACCGGCCGGTGTGGGTGGCCGACCGGCGCGAGTTCGCGGCCCGCTACCCCGAGCTGGCCGGTGACGACCTGGTCCCCGGCACCACCGTCTGCGCCCTCCCGCTGCACGCCCGCGGGCGGCTGCTCGGCGCGCTCAAGATCGGCTGGCCGGAGCCGCACCACCCCGCCCCGGCCGTCGAGGCCCACCTGGCCGCGCTCGCCGACCTCGCCGCCGACACGCTGCTGCGCCTGCCCGGCGTCCTGCTGACCGAGGGACCCCCCACCGGGCTCGACCCGGCGGGCGCCCCGTGGTTCCGGGCCGTGCTGGACGGGCTGCTGGACCCGGTCCTGGTGCTGGGCACCGTCCGCGACCGGGACGGCAAGGTCGTCGACCTGCAGGTCGAGCACGCCAACGCGCCCACCGTCGACCTGGCCGGACGGGACGCCACCGAGCTGCGCGGCCGCCGCCTGACCGAGCTGTACCCGGGCATGGTCGCCTCCGGCACGTTCGACCGCCTGCGCACCGCCGCCGCCGACGGCATCCCCTACCGGGGCGAGGCGGAGCGGTACGTCGAGACCGTCGCGGGCAGCGCCCGGGCCAGCGCGATGACCGTGTGCGCCATCCCGTTCCAGGACGGCCTGCTGCTCACCTGGCGGGCCCACGACGAACGCGACCGACGGATCGCCCAACTCGCCCAGACCGCCCGGCTGGCCAGGGTCGGCACCTGGGAGTGGCACCCCGGCGAGCGCCGGATCGCCTGCTCGGACGACGTCCCGAACCTGTTCGGCGCCCCCGCCGGCACCGACCGGCTCGACCCGCGCACCGCCCTCGGCGCGATCGCCCCCGCCGACCGCGAAGCCGTCCGCGCCGCCGCCCTGGCCCTGCTGGACGGCCGCACCCCCGTCACCGTCGACTTCGCGGTCCGCGCCGCCGACGGCTACCGCAGCCTGCGTGCCCTCGGGGAGGCCGCCGTCGCCGACGACGGCCGACTGCTCTCCCTCAGCGGCGTCGTCCAGGACGTCACCTCCTGGCGGCGCGCCGAGCAGGCCCTCAGCGAGATCCGCGACCGCCTCGCCGACCAGCGCCGCCGCACCGGCGACGAACAGCGCGCCGTCCGCGCCCTCCAGCAGGCCCTGATGCGCCCCCCCGCCGGCCGCCCCGTCCCCGGACTCGACAGCGCCGGCCGCTACCTGCCCGCCGAACGCGCCCACAAGGTCGGCGGCGACTGGTACGAACTGCTCGACCTCCCCGACGGCACCGTCCTGCTCGCCGTCGGCGACGTCTCCGGACACGGCCTGCCCGCCGCCGTCGCCATGTCCCAACTCCGGTACGCACTAAGGGGAATGGCCTACGACGATGCCGAACCTGGACAACTCCTCGACCGGCTCGACCGGATGCTCTGCCACCAGCGTGCCGACCACATCGCCGCCGTCACCGTCGCCCGCCTCGACCCCCGCACCGGCCACCTCGCCTGGGCCCGGGCCGGCCACCTGCCGCCCGTCCTGCTCCACGACGGCACCGCCCGCAGCCTCGAACCGCCACCCGGCCTGATCCTCGGCGTCAACCCGCGCGCCCGCCGCTCCACCGCCGAACTCGACCTCGCCCCCGGCGACACCCTGCTGCTCTACACCGACGGCCTGATCGAACGGCGCGGCGCCGCACCCGGCACCGGCCCCGGCGCGGACCCCGGCGGCGTCACCCGGCTGCTGCACGCCTGCACCGACTACCGCGCCGCCCCCGACCCGTCCGGACTGGTCGACCACCTGCTGCGCCGCTTCCGCGCACCCAACCCCTTCGACGACATCTGCCTGCTCGCCGTCCGCCGCCGCCCCTGA
- a CDS encoding DUF6213 family protein has product MDTVGRLNVPVICGESGGLAIPAFQVVELLRALPGEWEEWADRDDSGLDPETTGVLADLVRQLADQIDLACIEIASEVE; this is encoded by the coding sequence GTGGACACCGTGGGACGGCTCAATGTTCCGGTGATCTGCGGAGAGTCCGGCGGCCTGGCCATCCCGGCTTTCCAGGTGGTCGAGCTGCTGCGGGCACTGCCCGGCGAGTGGGAGGAGTGGGCTGACCGCGACGACAGCGGGCTCGACCCGGAGACCACCGGCGTCCTCGCCGATCTGGTCCGCCAGCTCGCCGACCAGATCGACCTCGCGTGCATCGAGATCGCCAGCGAGGTGGAGTGA
- a CDS encoding CDGSH iron-sulfur domain-containing protein produces MSATDPAPTTGPPPPPPSPVPRVRLTERGPLLIDGPVELLLPDGTVLRCDRPVVAVCTCRRSRRYPLCDTSHRRRGRGAPPFPSDRSGQTPGEGRT; encoded by the coding sequence GTGTCCGCGACTGACCCGGCCCCCACCACCGGACCACCGCCGCCCCCGCCCTCGCCCGTGCCCCGGGTCCGGCTGACCGAGCGCGGTCCGCTGCTGATCGACGGGCCGGTGGAGCTGCTCCTGCCGGACGGCACCGTGCTGCGCTGCGACCGCCCGGTCGTCGCGGTCTGCACCTGCCGCCGCAGCCGCCGCTACCCGCTGTGCGACACCAGCCACCGCCGCCGCGGCCGCGGCGCGCCGCCGTTTCCGTCCGACCGCTCCGGGCAGACGCCGGGTGAAGGCAGGACGTGA
- a CDS encoding methyltransferase: MLLLRPPGVYPAQGDTALLLDVLDREPLRPGARCLDIGTGCGALALAAARRGCRVTAVDLSRLSLATAWLNAHLHRLPLRVRHGDLTTTGPTPLEPTPTGLAPTGPAPTDSTPAGSTPTDSTPTGSSAPGPGARYDLVLSNPPYVPSPRPGPPPPGPARAWDAGPDGRLLLDRLCRRVPPLLAPGGVLLLVQSSLARPDATVRQLRAAGLRTSVAARRLQGFGPVMTARASWFEHVGLIEPGVRTEELVVIRGVRD, translated from the coding sequence ATGCTGCTGCTACGACCGCCCGGCGTGTACCCCGCCCAAGGCGACACCGCCCTGCTGCTGGACGTGCTCGACCGGGAGCCGCTGCGGCCCGGCGCACGCTGCCTGGACATCGGCACGGGCTGCGGCGCGCTCGCGCTGGCCGCCGCCCGGCGCGGCTGCCGGGTGACCGCCGTGGACCTGTCGCGGCTCTCGCTCGCCACCGCCTGGCTGAACGCCCACCTGCACCGCCTCCCGCTGCGCGTCCGACACGGCGACCTCACCACGACCGGACCCACCCCGCTCGAACCCACCCCGACCGGCCTCGCACCGACCGGCCCCGCACCGACCGACTCCACCCCGGCCGGCTCCACCCCGACCGATTCCACCCCGACCGGCTCCTCCGCACCCGGCCCCGGCGCCCGGTACGACCTGGTGCTGAGCAACCCCCCGTACGTGCCCTCGCCCAGGCCCGGACCGCCGCCGCCCGGTCCGGCCCGGGCCTGGGACGCCGGGCCGGACGGGCGTCTGCTGCTGGACCGGCTGTGCCGCCGGGTGCCGCCGCTGCTCGCGCCGGGCGGGGTGCTGCTGCTCGTGCAGTCCTCGCTGGCCCGCCCCGACGCCACGGTGCGGCAGTTGCGGGCCGCCGGGCTGCGGACCTCGGTCGCCGCCCGGCGGCTGCAGGGCTTCGGCCCGGTGATGACCGCCCGCGCGTCGTGGTTCGAACACGTCGGTCTGATCGAACCGGGCGTCCGCACCGAGGAGTTGGTGGTGATCCGCGGTGTCCGCGACTGA
- a CDS encoding carboxylate-amine ligase — protein sequence MNTSTGPPPPDRPPPLLRFGVEEEFLLTGPRSRVTVPAAEAVVADAARALGPRAQHEFLATQVEGCTRPVATAAELRAELADARGALLSAAERAGCRLTATGTPVLPSRHPLTVTPKPRYLRLADRVDGVADQVGAELCGCHVHLGDLTLRQALALSARMRGWLPLFQAFCANSPFCEGIDRGTASVRPERYARWPTFGPAPVLDEPGYRAALDRLVADGVILDRRMLYWYARPSEHLPTLEVRIADSCAESDTVLLLAVLLRALAHTLLDPRVRVRPLPDVPLRLAHRRAASAGLGARLPDPLTGALRPVRRLLPDLVEFTAPALLRTRELGLTRQLTTRLLTTGGGADHQRAALARHGRLAAVVDDLTHRTAAAAATAAPY from the coding sequence GTGAACACCTCCACCGGACCTCCGCCGCCCGACCGGCCCCCGCCGCTGCTGCGCTTCGGCGTCGAGGAGGAGTTCCTGCTGACCGGCCCGCGCAGCCGGGTGACGGTGCCCGCCGCCGAGGCGGTGGTCGCGGACGCCGCCCGTGCGCTCGGGCCGCGCGCCCAGCACGAGTTCCTGGCCACCCAGGTGGAGGGCTGCACCCGGCCGGTCGCCACCGCCGCCGAGCTGCGCGCCGAACTCGCCGACGCCCGGGGCGCGTTGCTGTCCGCCGCCGAGCGGGCCGGCTGCCGGCTCACCGCCACCGGCACCCCCGTGCTGCCCAGCCGCCACCCGCTGACCGTCACCCCGAAGCCCCGCTACCTGCGGCTGGCCGACCGGGTCGACGGGGTCGCCGACCAGGTCGGGGCCGAGCTGTGCGGCTGCCACGTCCACCTGGGTGACCTGACACTCCGTCAGGCACTGGCTCTCAGTGCCCGGATGCGCGGCTGGCTGCCGCTGTTCCAGGCGTTCTGCGCCAACTCCCCGTTCTGCGAGGGCATCGACCGGGGCACCGCCTCCGTCCGGCCCGAACGGTACGCCCGCTGGCCGACCTTCGGCCCGGCCCCCGTCCTGGACGAACCCGGCTACCGCGCCGCCCTGGACCGGCTGGTCGCGGACGGGGTGATCCTCGACCGCCGGATGCTGTACTGGTACGCCCGGCCGTCCGAGCACCTGCCCACCCTGGAGGTCCGGATCGCCGACAGCTGCGCCGAGTCGGACACCGTTCTGCTGCTCGCCGTCCTGCTGCGCGCCCTCGCCCACACCCTGCTCGACCCGCGGGTCCGGGTCCGGCCGCTGCCCGACGTGCCGCTGCGGCTGGCCCACCGCCGGGCCGCGTCCGCCGGCCTCGGCGCCCGCCTGCCCGACCCGCTCACCGGCGCGCTCCGACCGGTCCGCCGACTCCTGCCCGACCTGGTCGAGTTCACCGCCCCCGCTCTGCTGCGCACCCGCGAACTCGGCCTCACCCGACAGCTGACCACCCGCCTGCTGACCACCGGCGGCGGCGCCGACCACCAACGCGCCGCCCTCGCCCGCCACGGCCGCCTCGCCGCCGTCGTCGACGACCTCACCCACCGCACCGCAGCCGCCGCAGCCACCGCCGCACCGTACTGA
- a CDS encoding iron-containing redox enzyme family protein: MPTDARPTTDARPTTGTCPATDAPGLPTDAPGLPAARGPLSAAVLASLRHPAPTHLAPVLAEVPADPWGEDVQLTLYVCYELHYRGFAGVDPAWEWSPPLLALRGRLERAFLDALRREVGEPPPLAEVLAGLLVEPPDGDGPSHHLLTAGTRQQAREYLAHRSLYHLKEADPQMWAVPRLPNPAKAALVAVQYDEYGAGRPERAHAELFAAMMADFGLDPSYGAYLDAVPAPALAVVNTMSLFGLHRALRAALVGQFAAVEITSPPGAARLAEAFERLGATPRGTLFYREHVLADAVHEQLVRHTVIDPLLTLADCPGPEIAFGALAYLHAEDRFADHLMAAWRPDPDPAPGHDPDPASGYGHGFESGSLRAPLPEFDPGPATTGSPVPEGADR; the protein is encoded by the coding sequence ATGCCGACCGACGCCCGTCCGACCACCGACGCCCGTCCGACCACCGGTACCTGTCCGGCCACCGACGCCCCCGGGCTGCCCACCGACGCCCCCGGGCTGCCCGCCGCCCGGGGCCCGCTCTCGGCCGCCGTCCTCGCCTCGCTGCGCCACCCCGCGCCCACCCACCTGGCGCCGGTGCTGGCCGAGGTCCCGGCGGACCCGTGGGGCGAGGACGTCCAACTCACCCTGTACGTCTGCTACGAGCTGCACTACCGCGGCTTCGCGGGCGTCGACCCGGCCTGGGAGTGGTCGCCGCCGCTGCTCGCGCTGCGCGGGCGGCTGGAGCGGGCGTTCCTGGACGCGCTGCGCCGGGAGGTGGGCGAGCCGCCCCCGCTGGCGGAGGTGCTGGCCGGTCTGCTGGTCGAACCGCCGGACGGCGACGGGCCCTCGCACCACCTGCTGACGGCGGGCACCCGGCAGCAGGCCCGCGAGTACCTGGCGCACCGCTCGCTGTACCACCTGAAGGAGGCCGACCCGCAGATGTGGGCGGTGCCCCGGCTGCCGAACCCGGCGAAGGCGGCACTGGTCGCCGTGCAGTACGACGAGTACGGCGCGGGCCGGCCGGAGCGGGCCCACGCCGAGCTGTTCGCCGCGATGATGGCCGACTTCGGCCTCGACCCGTCCTACGGCGCGTACCTGGACGCGGTGCCCGCGCCCGCGCTGGCCGTCGTCAACACGATGTCGCTGTTCGGCCTGCACCGGGCCCTGCGGGCCGCACTGGTCGGGCAGTTCGCGGCCGTGGAGATCACCTCCCCGCCGGGCGCGGCCCGGCTCGCCGAGGCGTTCGAACGGCTCGGCGCCACGCCGCGCGGAACGCTCTTCTACCGGGAGCACGTCCTGGCCGACGCCGTCCACGAGCAGCTGGTGCGGCACACCGTGATCGACCCGCTGCTCACCCTGGCCGACTGCCCGGGACCCGAGATCGCCTTCGGCGCCCTGGCCTACCTCCACGCCGAGGACCGGTTCGCCGACCACCTGATGGCCGCCTGGCGCCCCGACCCCGACCCCGCCCCCGGTCACGACCCCGACCCCGCCTCCGGCTACGGCCACGGCTTCGAATCCGGATCACTGCGCGCCCCGCTGCCCGAGTTCGATCCGGGCCCGGCGACGACGGGCAGCCCGGTTCCGGAGGGAGCCGACCGGTGA
- the ddaH gene encoding dimethylargininase — protein MNVSPAPAVVAPPVPAGPAVRRRRYLLCPPEHFAVEYAINPWMDPDRPVDRAAALRQWEGLASALRSLGHRVDLLAPEPGLPDMVFTANGATVVGGRVLVARFRHRERAGESAAHRRWFTAARFRQVRTAAEVNEGEGDLLPAGPRILAATGFRTTAAAHREAERVFGRPVVSLRLTDPRYYHLDTALAVLDDSRVMYYPDAFAPETRRLLRRLYPDAILARAPDAAAFGLNAISDGRHVVLPDGARGLAEQLRAAGYVPVPVGLPELRKAGGGPKCCVLELRPE, from the coding sequence ATGAACGTCTCCCCCGCGCCCGCCGTCGTCGCCCCGCCCGTGCCCGCCGGCCCGGCCGTCCGGCGGCGGCGCTACCTGCTGTGTCCGCCCGAGCACTTCGCGGTGGAGTACGCGATCAACCCGTGGATGGACCCGGACCGCCCGGTGGACCGGGCGGCGGCGCTGCGGCAGTGGGAGGGGCTGGCGTCGGCGCTGCGCTCGCTCGGCCACCGGGTCGACCTGCTGGCGCCGGAGCCGGGCCTGCCCGACATGGTGTTCACCGCGAACGGGGCGACGGTGGTGGGCGGCCGGGTGCTGGTGGCGCGGTTCCGGCACCGGGAGCGGGCGGGCGAGTCGGCGGCGCACCGGCGCTGGTTCACCGCCGCCCGGTTCCGGCAGGTCCGGACCGCCGCCGAGGTGAACGAGGGCGAGGGCGACCTGCTGCCGGCCGGGCCGCGGATCCTCGCCGCCACCGGTTTCCGCACCACCGCCGCCGCCCACCGGGAGGCCGAGCGGGTGTTCGGGCGGCCGGTGGTCTCACTGCGGCTGACCGATCCGCGCTACTACCACCTGGACACCGCGCTGGCCGTCCTGGACGACTCCCGGGTGATGTACTACCCGGACGCGTTCGCCCCCGAGACCCGCCGGCTGCTGCGCCGCCTCTACCCGGACGCGATCCTGGCCCGCGCGCCGGACGCCGCCGCGTTCGGCCTGAACGCCATCAGCGACGGCCGCCACGTGGTGCTGCCGGACGGCGCCCGGGGCCTGGCCGAGCAGCTGCGGGCGGCGGGGTACGTCCCGGTCCCGGTCGGCCTCCCGGAGCTGCGGAAGGCCGGCGGCGGCCCCAAGTGCTGCGTCCTGGAACTGCGCCCGGAGTGA